The following nucleotide sequence is from Flavobacterium sp. N1736.
CGAGCCTTTGTATATTATTGACGGAACTTACTATTCTGAAAATGATTTATATGGTCCAAACCCAACAAGTCCGTATGCGCCTTTAGATAAACAGGAAATCAAAACCATTACGATTCTTCAGGATCTTGAAGCCACATCAAAATATGGCGAAAAAGGCAAAAAAGGAGTTGTCATTATTACTACAAAAACAGGAAAACCGATTAACAAAAAATAATTCTTACTTCAAAAAATCTTTGTCGGATTTAAGGATTTGACAAAGATAAACCCGAACATTAATTTAAAAAATCACGATCATGAAAAGTTTAAAACTTATTTCATCAGCCATTACTATGCTTATATGTTTCGCAACATTTGCACAGGAAAAAACAATTAAGGGAATTGTTTCAGATATAAATGCTTCTCCTCTTCCGGGGGTTAATATTTACATTCAAAAAACAAAAACATCAGCTACTACCAATTATAATGGAGAATATTCTATTAAAGCTCAAAAGGGAGATAAAATCGTATTTAGCTATATTGGAATGAATTCTGAAACTGTAGTTGTAAAAGATTCAAATGTAATTAATGTTACGTTGAAAGAAAATTCTAATCAGCTGCAAGAAGTGCTTATGATGAGTTCCGGAACAGCTAAAGAATATGAAGTTAATAGCTACAGATCTGAGAAAAGAAAAATGGCAACTAAATCTGTTGCACAAGCTGTTCAGGGACGAGTTGCAGGAGTTGCTATTCAAAATAACACACTATACTTGGCGAGTCCAAGTGTTACGAAAGGGAGAGAATCTATATCTATTGCACCTAAAAATGAACCAATGTACATTGTTGACGGAGTTGCGATAAAAGCAGATCAAATGGCAAAAATAAATCCGAATGATATTCAGGATGTAAAAGTTTTAAAAGACACAAACTCAACTTCTGTTTACGGCACCAAAGGAGCAAACGGGGTTGTTGTAATTGCTACTAAGGGTGATCTGTATAAAAATCTTTCTGAAAAAGAACTTGATGCAAAACTAAATCATATAAATATTCAGCCCACTGAACCAAACGACGAAGATTATGATGGTTTTGTAGAGAATACTTTTGAAAGTCCAAAAACGGCTCCGCTTTCTACTTTTTCTATAGATGTTGACAACGCATCTTATACAAATGTGAGACGTTTTATAAATAACGGTCAATCTGTTCCTAAAGATGCTGTTCGTGTTGAAGAAATGGTAAATTTCTTTAAATACACATATCCTCAGCCACAAGATCAAAATCCATTTTCTATTAATACAGAAATTAGCGATTCTCCGTGGAATGCCAAAAACAGGGTTTTAAAAATTGGCTTACAGGGAAAAAATATTCCAACGAATGATTTACCGGCTTCAAATCTTGTTTTCTTAATTGATGTTTCGGGTTCTATGAGCGATCCTAATAAACTGCCATTATTGAAACAATCATTGAAAATATTAGTAAATGAATTGCGTAATAAAGATAAAGTTGCCATTGTGGTTTATGCGGGTGCCGCCGGATTGGTTTTGGCCCCAACATCAGGAGATGAGAAAAAAACAATTATTGATGCGCTTGAAAATTTAAATGCAGGCGGAAGTACTGCCGGAGGAGCCGGAATTGAACTTGCTTATAAAATTGCTTCTGAAAACTTTATTAAAAACGGAAACAACAGAGTTATTCTGGCAACTGATGGTGATTTTAATGTAGGCAGTACTTCTAACTCTGACATGGAAAAACTGATTGAAGAAAAAAGAAAAACAGGCGTTTTCCTTACTTGTTTAGGCTACGGAATGGGAAATTACAAAGACAGCAAAATGGAAACGCTGGCTGATAAAGGAAACGGAAATTATGCTTATATCGACAATATTCAGGAAGCAAATCGTTTTTTAGGAAAAGAGTTTAAAGGTTCGATGTTTGCGATTGCAAAAGATGTAAAAATTCAGATTGAATTTAACCCTAAACAAGTTCAGGCATATCGCTTAATTGGTTATGAAAACAGAAAATTACGTCCGGAAGATTTTAAAAATGATGCAATCGATGCGGGAGAATTAGGAAGTAATCATACCGTTACGGCTTTGTATGAAATTATTCCGGCCGGAGTTAGCAGCGATTATTTAAACCAACAACCTGATGATTTAAAATACACAAAAGTTCAGGAAAGTGCTAACAATTATAGCGGTGAATTGGCTACAATAAAATTCCGTTACAAAAAACCTGATGGCGATAAAAGTATCGAAATGGTAAAAGTGATTGAGAACAAATCGGTTTCTTTAGATAAATCTACCGAAGATTTCAAATTTAGCACTGCTGTTGCCTGGTTTGGATTAAAATTGAGAGATTCAAAATTGATTTCGAATAAATCATCTGAAGATATTTTAAAATTAGCCAAACAAGGTTTATCAAATGATACCGAAGGCTATAAAGCGGAATTAATTCGACTTATCGAAAGTGCAAAACAGGTTTATTAGTCCAATATTTTATTTACTATCATAACCTGTTGTGTACAATTATTTTAACACATAGAAACATAGATGTTTGAAAACCTAAAGAAGGCGTTTTACTTGTTTAAACAAACATAGCTATGCGTGAAAAATCAAGATTTTTCTTTAATACTTTTTGATTTAAATTTCAATCTACGTTACTATGTGTTTAATTAAACTTTTACAAATTACAACAAACGAATTTTATTATTTAATTTTTATACAAATGAAAAATTTACTTTTTACACTACTGATATTCATTACCATAAATGCTTTTTCGCAGAACAAAACTATAAATGACAAGCCTTTTATTGAAGTTTCAGGTCAGGCTGATACTTTGGTTTTGCCAAATAAAATCTGGATCAATGTGTTATTAACCGAAAAAGATACTAAAGGAAAAAAATCCGTAGAAGATCTGGAAAAAGAAATGCTTTTGAAATTACACGAAATTGGCATTAACACAGAAAAAAATGTTAGTGTAAACGATATGTCCAGCAATTATAAATTCTATCTTTTAAAACAAAATGACATTTTTAAAAGTAAATCATATTCTGTTTTGGTTGCCGACGCTCAAACTGCATCAAAAGTTTTTCTGGGATTAGAAAAAATTGGTATTTCAAATGTTCAAATTGAAAAAGTAGAAAATGATCAGCAAAAAAACATTCGCCTTTTAATAAACGAAAAAGCAATTCTTCGCGCCAAACAAATTGCCGAAAGTTTTAGCAAACCTTTGAATCAAAAAATTGGAAATGCCATACAAATAAATAACTTTGAGGATATTTCGAATCAACTTGCGGGAAATATTGCCGGGATCGCCATTAGAGCAAAAAGAAGCTCTTATGCAGAATCAGTTACGGATGAACCTAATATTGAATTTGAAAAAATAAAGATCGTAACTTCTGTACAAGTTCGATTTCTCTTAGAATAAATTAAAACTATAACCCGTTGGTATAATTATTTTTCAACACATAGAAACATAGATTTAAAA
It contains:
- a CDS encoding YfbK domain-containing protein produces the protein MKSLKLISSAITMLICFATFAQEKTIKGIVSDINASPLPGVNIYIQKTKTSATTNYNGEYSIKAQKGDKIVFSYIGMNSETVVVKDSNVINVTLKENSNQLQEVLMMSSGTAKEYEVNSYRSEKRKMATKSVAQAVQGRVAGVAIQNNTLYLASPSVTKGRESISIAPKNEPMYIVDGVAIKADQMAKINPNDIQDVKVLKDTNSTSVYGTKGANGVVVIATKGDLYKNLSEKELDAKLNHINIQPTEPNDEDYDGFVENTFESPKTAPLSTFSIDVDNASYTNVRRFINNGQSVPKDAVRVEEMVNFFKYTYPQPQDQNPFSINTEISDSPWNAKNRVLKIGLQGKNIPTNDLPASNLVFLIDVSGSMSDPNKLPLLKQSLKILVNELRNKDKVAIVVYAGAAGLVLAPTSGDEKKTIIDALENLNAGGSTAGGAGIELAYKIASENFIKNGNNRVILATDGDFNVGSTSNSDMEKLIEEKRKTGVFLTCLGYGMGNYKDSKMETLADKGNGNYAYIDNIQEANRFLGKEFKGSMFAIAKDVKIQIEFNPKQVQAYRLIGYENRKLRPEDFKNDAIDAGELGSNHTVTALYEIIPAGVSSDYLNQQPDDLKYTKVQESANNYSGELATIKFRYKKPDGDKSIEMVKVIENKSVSLDKSTEDFKFSTAVAWFGLKLRDSKLISNKSSEDILKLAKQGLSNDTEGYKAELIRLIESAKQVY
- a CDS encoding SIMPL domain-containing protein (The SIMPL domain is named for its presence in mouse protein SIMPL (signalling molecule that associates with mouse pelle-like kinase). Bacterial member BP26, from Brucella, was shown to assemble into a channel-like structure, while YggE from E. coli has been associated with resistance to oxidative stress.); translated protein: MKNLLFTLLIFITINAFSQNKTINDKPFIEVSGQADTLVLPNKIWINVLLTEKDTKGKKSVEDLEKEMLLKLHEIGINTEKNVSVNDMSSNYKFYLLKQNDIFKSKSYSVLVADAQTASKVFLGLEKIGISNVQIEKVENDQQKNIRLLINEKAILRAKQIAESFSKPLNQKIGNAIQINNFEDISNQLAGNIAGIAIRAKRSSYAESVTDEPNIEFEKIKIVTSVQVRFLLE